The following proteins come from a genomic window of Candidatus Rokuibacteriota bacterium:
- a CDS encoding histidine--tRNA ligase yields MPIKAVRGVRDILPAESPRWQRVEAEGRSVFEAYGYREIRLPLFERTELFARGIGEATDIVQKEMYTFEDRSGDSVTLRPEATASLLRAYIEHGFQVEPKPVRLYTMGPMFRYERPQAGRYRQFHQADVEALGETHPAVDAEVIAMLMDFFGALGLADRLELHVNSIGDAGTRPAYRARLLDYFLPRSGELCPECRGRLDRNPLRVLDCKTPGCQPVIEKAPSILDSLTPEAAEHFERVRACLDAMGITYTVTPRLVRGLDYYVRTTFEVLTTELGAQNAVAGGGRYDGLIEQLGGPPDPGIGFAIGLERVVLLLGDEAASAAPVAVLIPLGDAALARLLGIARKARRRGARLDLGYGTRKLQRELERANRLGADFAVIVGDDELARGQALLREMKSGVQRGVPLDRLAEEIVGLAARPGVAR; encoded by the coding sequence ATGCCCATCAAGGCCGTGCGCGGGGTGCGCGACATCCTCCCGGCCGAGTCCCCGCGCTGGCAGCGCGTGGAGGCCGAGGGCAGGAGCGTCTTCGAGGCGTATGGCTACCGGGAGATCCGGCTGCCGCTCTTCGAGCGCACGGAGCTGTTCGCCCGGGGGATCGGGGAGGCGACCGACATCGTCCAGAAGGAGATGTACACCTTCGAGGACCGGAGCGGCGACTCCGTGACGCTGAGACCCGAGGCCACCGCCTCGCTGCTGCGCGCCTACATCGAGCACGGCTTCCAGGTGGAGCCCAAGCCCGTGCGGCTGTACACCATGGGGCCGATGTTCCGCTACGAGCGTCCCCAGGCGGGGCGCTACCGGCAATTCCATCAGGCCGACGTGGAGGCCCTGGGCGAGACGCATCCGGCCGTGGACGCCGAGGTCATCGCCATGCTCATGGACTTCTTCGGCGCCCTCGGCCTGGCGGACCGACTCGAGCTGCACGTGAACTCGATCGGGGACGCCGGCACGCGCCCTGCGTACCGGGCGCGGCTGCTCGACTACTTCCTGCCGCGCAGTGGGGAGCTGTGCCCCGAATGCCGCGGGCGCCTCGACCGCAACCCGCTCCGCGTGCTCGACTGCAAGACGCCGGGCTGCCAGCCCGTCATCGAGAAGGCCCCCTCCATCCTCGACTCGCTGACCCCCGAGGCGGCAGAGCACTTCGAGCGCGTCCGCGCCTGCCTCGACGCCATGGGGATCACCTACACGGTGACGCCGCGGCTCGTCCGGGGGCTGGACTACTACGTCCGTACCACCTTCGAGGTGCTGACGACAGAGCTGGGCGCCCAGAACGCGGTGGCGGGCGGCGGCCGGTACGACGGGCTCATCGAGCAGCTCGGGGGCCCGCCCGATCCCGGCATCGGCTTCGCCATCGGCCTCGAGCGGGTGGTCCTGCTCCTGGGAGACGAGGCCGCGTCGGCCGCGCCAGTGGCTGTTCTCATCCCCCTCGGCGACGCGGCCCTCGCCCGGCTGCTCGGCATCGCCCGGAAGGCCCGGCGCCGGGGCGCCAGGTTGGATCTCGGCTATGGCACCCGGAAGCTCCAGCGGGAGCTCGAGCGGGCGAACCGATTGGGCGCGGACTTCGCCGTCATCGTGGGGGACGACGAGCTGGCGCGGGGGCAGGCGCTCCTGCGCGAGATGAAGTCGGGCGTCCAGCGCGGCGTGCCGCTGGACCGCCTCGCCGAGGAGATCGTCGGACTGGCGGCGCGGCCGGGCGTAGCCCGATGA
- a CDS encoding type II toxin-antitoxin system MqsA family antitoxin — protein sequence MEIRFADCIYCGGQVQERTATRDVRWQGELFLVEQVPMGVCNQCGERFLKPDVAKAIDRLLQTRKATRTALIPVLAYIGDAA from the coding sequence ATGGAGATCCGGTTCGCAGATTGCATCTACTGCGGAGGCCAGGTGCAAGAGCGCACGGCGACCCGGGACGTGCGTTGGCAGGGCGAACTGTTCCTGGTCGAACAGGTGCCTATGGGTGTCTGTAACCAGTGCGGCGAGCGGTTTCTGAAGCCGGACGTTGCCAAGGCCATCGACAGGCTCCTCCAAACGCGGAAGGCCACCCGGACGGCCCTGATCCCGGTGCTGGCCTACATCGGTGACGCCGCTTAA
- a CDS encoding type II toxin-antitoxin system MqsA family antitoxin yields MKDKGVRCDICGRRGAAVRRVTRSYGRGTGLLVIENVPVVVCPHCGETYLTADTLHELERIKIHRRAFARARAVPVATFG; encoded by the coding sequence ATGAAGGATAAGGGCGTTCGTTGCGACATCTGCGGCAGGCGGGGGGCAGCGGTTCGGCGGGTTACCCGGAGCTACGGCAGGGGTACCGGCTTGCTTGTAATCGAGAACGTTCCAGTGGTGGTGTGCCCTCATTGTGGGGAAACTTACCTCACTGCCGACACGCTGCACGAGCTCGAGCGCATCAAGATTCACCGGCGGGCATTCGCTAGAGCCCGTGCTGTTCCTGTAGCGACTTTCGGGTAG
- a CDS encoding DUF4258 domain-containing protein, producing MSRRLLERIRACVLARAYVLTDHAEQEMDEDGLSVFDVESAILTGRIIERQRDRRTREAKYVIKGSSVEGEEEIVTVVKLGPTGKAVILTVCVE from the coding sequence GTGTCGAGGCGACTCCTCGAGAGGATACGCGCTTGCGTTCTGGCTAGAGCCTATGTCCTCACTGACCATGCGGAACAGGAGATGGATGAGGATGGGCTTTCGGTGTTCGATGTCGAGAGCGCGATTCTCACCGGTCGAATCATCGAGCGGCAGCGGGACCGCAGGACGAGAGAGGCCAAGTACGTGATCAAGGGCTCCTCGGTCGAGGGCGAGGAAGAGATTGTCACGGTGGTCAAGCTTGGGCCGACCGGCAAGGCTGTGATCCTGACTGTATGTGTCGAGTAG